Proteins encoded by one window of Leishmania mexicana MHOM/GT/2001/U1103 complete genome, chromosome 23:
- a CDS encoding putative cyclophilin type peptidyl-prolyl cis-trans isomerase produces MEQAARVVQLQTTAGTLSIELYNNFCADSFWQLAKSGQLRRLTFRQLLGGFALLGEVEAVQGHSTTASEVDTAAQSPDGVPLLHVGAGLLSCRPTVGAVTASRLLITLSPQPQLDKTHVVFGRVYSGICTLAQISHMQVDADFVLYSPVTVMKCSTAVLSRGTAPQRATAKSTPASCVVKSQCPSSILTTLE; encoded by the coding sequence ATGGAGCAAGCGGCAcgcgtggtgcagctgcagaccACTGCAGGAACTCTTAGCATCGAGCTTTATAACAACTTCTGCGCCGACTCGTTCTGGCAGCTGGCGAAGAGTGGTCAACTTCGTCGGCTAACAttccgccagctgctgggcGGTTTCGCGCTCCTTGGCGAAGTAGAAGCAGTGCAGGGCCACTCGACAACGGCAAGCGAAGTAGATACCGCCGCGCAAAGTCCAGATGGTGTCCCACTACTGCACGTTGGTGCAGGATTACTAAGCTGCAGGCCGACCGTCGGCGCAGTGACCGCGAGTCGCCTTCTCATTACTCTGtctccacagccgcagctcgACAAGACGCACGTCGTCTTCGGCCGTGTTTACTCGGGCATTTGTACTTTGGCGCAGATATCGCACATGCAGGTGGATGCGGACTTCGTCCTGTACTCTCCTGTGACGGTGATGAAGtgcagcacggcggtgctTTCGAGAGGCACCGCACCACAACGCGCTACGGCCAAATCGACCCCGGCATCGTGTGTTGTCAAGTCGCAATGTCCTTCGAGCATTTTGACAACGCTGGAGTAG
- a CDS encoding putative vacuolar type h+ ATPase subunit: protein MSSKVCDPEAFLFGMMGAALSLALANVGAAFGTAKAGVAVAQLGIVQPSRVMRGIVPVVMAGILGIYGLIVSVIICNNMKLSGYPLFSGYMHLGAGLAAGCASLAAGYAIGIVGDICCYAYAKTERIFVPMILMLIFAEALGLFGLITALLMSNKATSAMGSCTGS from the coding sequence ATGTCCTCCAAGGTGTGTGACCCCGAGGCTTTCCTCTTCGGTATGATGGGAGCTGCCTTATCCCTTGCTTTGGCGAACGTTGGTGCCGCCTTCGGCACGGCCAAGGCCGGTgttgcggtggcgcagctaGGAATTGTGCAGCCCTCACGCGTGATGCGTGGTATCGTGCCGGTCGTGATGGCCGGTATTCTTGGTATCTACGGTCTCATCGTCTCCGTGATTATCTGCAACAACATGAAGCTGAGCGGATACCCGCTCTTCTCCGGGTACATGCACCTTGGGGCTGGACTAGCAGCcggctgcgcctccctcgcGGCCGGATATGCGATTGGCATTGTAGGCGACATTTGCTGCTACGCCTATGCGAAGACGGAGAGAATCTTTGTCCCAATGATTCTGATGCTCATTTTTGCAGAGGCGCTGGGCCTTTTCGGGCTTATCACTGCACTGCTCATGAGCAACAAGGCGACCTCTGCCATGGGCTCATGCACCGGTAGCTAA